Proteins from one Emys orbicularis isolate rEmyOrb1 chromosome 2, rEmyOrb1.hap1, whole genome shotgun sequence genomic window:
- the TMEM276 gene encoding transmembrane protein 276: MAGLAAEWSTALPSVGLSAVCLSSAVRTFQINRGAAAGFLLQALAALLGAVGFFWTPLGVTLAADSQSGIWVSTVIGLPLLAFGFHWLNGDHSTANILLGGALLLAAGLEYFTEEGRAMVAQSVTVVASITILILSIFTMNFYGILGSLVLSTAGLLSGVKVETLLMLRKEAVLSCLLAAGNLAFQWAFRTQHLDLD, translated from the exons atggctggcctggctGCTGAGTGGAGCACGGCTCTCCCCAGCGTGGGGCTCAGCGCCGTGTGTCTGAGCTCTGCTGTCCGCACTTTCCAG ATAAATCGCGGGGCCGCCGCAGGGTTCCTCCTCCAGGCCCTGGCAGCACTTTTGGGAGCAGTTGGCTTCTTCTGGACACCTCTTGGGGTTACCTTGGCAGCAGATTCCCAGTCTGGTATCTGGGTCTCCACCGTCATTGGCCTCCCTTTGCTGGCTTTTGGATTTCACTGGCTGAACGGTGACCACTCCACTGCCAACATCCTCCTGggaggagccctgctgctggccgcgGGCTTGGAGTACTTCACTGAAGAGGGCAGGGCCATGGTTGCCCAGTCTGTCACCGTGGTGGCCTCCATCACCATCCTCATCCTTTCCATTTTCACCATGAATTTCTATGGGATACTGGGCAGCCTGGTGTTGAGCACAGCTGGCCTCCTGTCCGGGGTGAAGGTGGAGACACTGCTGATGCTGAGGAAGGAGGCTGTCCTCAGCTGTCTCCTGGCAGCAGGAAATTTAGCATTTCAGTGGGCCTTCCGGACACAGCACCTTGACCTTGATTGA
- the LOC135875180 gene encoding LOW QUALITY PROTEIN: flap endonuclease 1-like (The sequence of the model RefSeq protein was modified relative to this genomic sequence to represent the inferred CDS: inserted 2 bases in 1 codon; deleted 1 base in 1 codon), which translates to MRHRGGKLPVVPCPQTEDPSQAWLFXAGGTLGERHSRRDSRIVPMGIARLADVIKEEAAEAVSSFPLRQYRDRVIALDASIAIYQFRTAMPKLFNRNGENISHLQGLFYRTLHLLENGIKPVFVFDGQPPDLKQPLLARRAEAAGARRDTAESRRAENLPRPLKQDCETLLSYLGVPYVQAPAEAEATCAALVKSGKVWCTATEDMDALPFGSLRLIRRLSSKNNCEVEEFSLPVILQKLGMTQEQFVDLCILLGCDYCGKIWRLGPKKALKLLQQHGTIEQVLQNIDPQKHPLPANWDLEGARRLFLQPEVADPGRITLEWRDPDPEGLVRFLAHEKHMKCLAPGPAGRDRNRRWGRPGKRAARSRESEMLALLLLPPQCPYAAVCSPPGRLPAMPSGQLGQHAGSPVAAPHGTDGTKSQPLSALIPRCRPCSSMRYGPDKALHAGSSLLHPDLPRCQALLGMATLQLDVSLTCPRLVPAALVPQRAGEISGSPA; encoded by the exons ATGCGTCACCGAGGAGGCAAGCTGCCAGTTGTGCCTTGTCCACAGACGGAggatcccagccaggcctggctgtT CGCTGGGGGGACTTTGGGTGAGCGTCACTCCAGAAG agaTTCCCGGATTGTGCCCATGGGCATCGCCAGGTTGGCAGATGTGATTAAGGAGGAGGCTGCGGAGGCCGTGAGCTCATTCCCTCTGCGACAGTATCGAG ACCGCGTCATAGCCCTGGACGCATCCATTGCCATTTACCAGTTCCGCACGGCCATGCCGAAGCTCTTCAACCGCAACGGGGAGAACATCAG TCACTTGCAGGGGCTGTTTTACCGGACGCTGCATCTCCTGGAAAATGGCATCAAACCGGTGTTTGTGTTTGACGGGCAGCCCCCTGACCTCAAACAGCCACTG TTGGCCAGGCGGGCGGAGGCTGCCGGGGCTAGGAGAGACACTGCAG AGTCCCGCCGGGCTGAAAACCTGCCGCGGCCCCTGAAGCAGGATTGCGAGACCCTGCTGAGCTACCTGGGTGTGCCATATGTGCAG GCTCCGGCTGAGGCAGAAGCAACCTGCGCGGCTCTGGTGAAGTCTGGCAAGGTTTGGTGCACGGCCACGGAGGACATGGACGCGCTGCCTTTTGGGAGCCTCCGCCTGATCCGCCGCCTGAGCTCCAAGAACAACTG TGAAGTAGAAGAGTTTTCCCTGCCTGTCATTCTGCAGAAGCTGGGCATGACTCAGGAGCAG TTCGTGGACCTGTGCATCCTGCTGGGCTGTGACTACTGTGGGAAGATCTGGCGGCTGGGCCCCAAAAAGGCCCTCAAGCTGCTGCAGCAACATGGGACAATCGAGCAGGTTCTCCAGAACATCGACCCGCAG AAGCACCCGCTGCCCGCCAACTGGGACCTGGAGGGAGCTCGCAGGCTCTTCCTGCAGCCGGAGGTGGCCGACCCGGGCCGGATAACGCTGGAGTGGCGCGACCCCGACCCAGAGGGGCTGGTGCGGTTCCTCGCCCATGAGAAGCACATGAA GTgcctggcccccggcccagcaggaAGAGACAGAAACCGCAGGTGGGGACGCCCGGGGAAGCGGGCAGCCCGGAGCCGGGAAAGTGAGATGCTGGCCTTGCTCCTGCTCCCGCCACAGTGCCCATACGCTGCCGTCTGCTCTCCTCCAGGCCGTCTGCCAGCCATGCCCAGTGGGCAGCTGGGGCAACATGCCGGGAGCCCAGTGGCTGCACCTCATGGG ACGGACGGAACCAAATCGCAGCCGCTCTCCGCTTTAATACCCAGGTGCAGGCCATGCTCCAGCATGCGATACGGCCCAGACAaggcactgcatgctgggagct CTCTGCTGCACCCAGACCTGCCCCGGTGCCAGGCCCTGCTGGGCATGGCCACGCTGCAGCTGGACGTGAGCCTCACGTGTCCCCGACTGGTGCCAGCGGCACTCGTGCCACAAAGAGCAGGGGAGATTTCCGGCTCCCCAGCCTAG